From Deltaproteobacteria bacterium, a single genomic window includes:
- a CDS encoding [LysW]-aminoadipate kinase → MIIVKIGGGKENNLKGVVEDLAALNEKFLIVHGANAVRDEIAAKMGFPTKTVTSVSGYSSVLSDEHAIDAIMMGYAGIQNKRLVELCQQHGINAVGLSGLDGKLVQGARNKGIRVRQNEKTLMMRDFSGKPKAVNKSLITLLLDNGYVPVICIPIIDENNFAINSENDDIVALLQDELHAETVIQLIEAPGFMDDLKDENSLVRTISKLELDAREAQVEGRMKRKMLALKKLAESGAQRILISDGRVAHPIQDALAGKGTTIQ, encoded by the coding sequence ATGATCATCGTCAAAATCGGCGGCGGCAAAGAAAACAATCTCAAAGGCGTGGTCGAAGACCTCGCCGCATTGAATGAAAAATTCCTCATCGTCCACGGCGCCAACGCAGTGCGCGACGAGATCGCTGCGAAAATGGGTTTTCCCACCAAGACCGTCACTTCGGTTTCCGGCTACTCCAGCGTTTTGTCCGACGAGCATGCCATTGACGCGATCATGATGGGCTACGCCGGCATCCAGAACAAGCGACTCGTCGAGCTCTGCCAGCAGCATGGCATCAACGCCGTCGGACTGTCGGGCCTCGACGGCAAGCTGGTGCAAGGCGCGCGCAACAAAGGCATCCGCGTGCGGCAAAATGAAAAGACCCTCATGATGCGCGACTTCTCGGGCAAGCCCAAGGCCGTCAACAAAAGTCTGATTACACTTTTGTTGGACAACGGCTACGTGCCGGTGATCTGCATCCCGATCATCGACGAAAACAACTTCGCGATCAATTCCGAGAACGACGACATTGTCGCCCTGCTGCAAGACGAACTGCACGCGGAGACTGTGATTCAGCTCATCGAAGCGCCGGGCTTTATGGACGATCTCAAAGACGAAAACTCACTGGTAAGAACGATTTCGAAGCTAGAGCTCGACGCGCGCGAAGCCCAGGTCGAAGGTCGCATGAAACGCAAAATGCTCGCTCTTAAGAAGCTCGCCGAATCGGGCGCGCAGAGAATTCTGATAAGCGACGGCCGCGTCGCCCATCCGATCCAAGACGCTTTGGCGGGAAAGGGAACGACGATCCAATGA
- a CDS encoding N-acetyl-gamma-glutamyl-phosphate reductase — MAEKVKVAIVGGSGYTGGELLRLLLGHPNAEVTQITSERSAGKLVFKSHPNLRKRTTLQFTKMAELKPCDLLFLCLPHGESMGKIDSFKALAPKLIDLSADFRLASESAYKEWYGKSHARPDLLGKFVYGIPELHRDEMKKASWVSSAGCNATVTILGLYPFYKLGLIEPGRTVVEVKVGSSEGGNQPSASSHHPERSGAVRSFMPAGHRHTGEVLQELGLAESNQVHMSVTSIEMVRGALATSHLFLKDKLEDKDIWKALRQFYGNEPFIRIVKEADGTHRYPEPKWLAGTNYCDIGFERDPKSNRLVIISAIDNLMKGAAGQAVQAFDLMHGLDETMGLEFTGLHPL, encoded by the coding sequence ATGGCCGAGAAAGTTAAAGTCGCCATCGTCGGCGGCTCAGGCTACACCGGCGGCGAATTGCTCCGACTGTTGCTCGGACATCCGAATGCCGAAGTAACCCAGATCACCTCCGAACGCTCCGCCGGCAAACTGGTCTTCAAATCTCACCCGAACCTGCGCAAGCGCACGACGCTGCAGTTCACCAAGATGGCGGAGTTGAAACCTTGTGACCTGCTGTTTCTTTGTCTGCCGCACGGCGAATCCATGGGCAAGATAGATTCCTTCAAAGCGCTCGCGCCAAAACTCATCGACCTGAGCGCAGATTTTCGCCTCGCTTCCGAAAGCGCCTACAAAGAGTGGTACGGTAAATCGCACGCGCGCCCCGATCTGCTCGGCAAGTTCGTCTATGGTATTCCCGAGCTCCATCGCGATGAAATGAAGAAAGCGAGCTGGGTATCGAGCGCCGGCTGCAACGCGACCGTGACAATCTTGGGACTCTATCCATTTTACAAGCTTGGCCTGATCGAACCTGGGCGCACCGTGGTCGAAGTCAAAGTCGGCTCGAGCGAAGGCGGCAATCAACCCAGCGCTTCGTCGCACCACCCCGAGCGCAGCGGCGCCGTGCGTTCGTTCATGCCGGCGGGCCATCGCCACACCGGCGAAGTGCTGCAGGAACTGGGCCTGGCTGAATCCAATCAAGTACACATGTCTGTTACATCCATCGAAATGGTCCGCGGCGCACTGGCGACGTCGCACCTATTTCTGAAAGACAAGCTCGAAGACAAAGACATCTGGAAAGCGCTGCGCCAGTTCTACGGCAACGAGCCTTTCATTCGTATCGTCAAAGAAGCCGACGGCACGCATCGCTACCCCGAGCCAAAATGGCTCGCCGGGACTAACTATTGCGACATCGGCTTCGAGCGCGACCCAAAGTCAAATCGCCTGGTCATCATCAGCGCCATCGATAACCTGATGAAAGGCGCCGCCGGCCAGGCCGTGCAAGCGTTTGATTTGATGCACGGCCTCGATGAAACCATGGGTTTAGAATTCACTGGGCTTCATCCGCTCTGA
- the lysX gene encoding lysine biosynthesis protein LysX: protein MNVGFLHSLIRPEEKLLIKEFESRPGVELAMIDDRKLAFNLGQDKFDYDVVIERSINHSRALHALRLFECAGVKCVNTSKVATICGDKILTSIALEENKVPQPEVRIAFTEDSTVKAMEEMGYPVVLKPAVGSWGRLLSKVNDRDAAETILEHKVTLGSYHHSIFYAQKYIDKKGRDIRSFVVGDECIAAIYRNSEHWITNTAQGGKATNCPLTDELKDLSVRAARAVGGGVVAIDVFETEHGLQVNEVNYTMEFRNSIATTGVNIPALIVDYVLKAAKN, encoded by the coding sequence ATGAACGTTGGATTTCTCCATTCGCTGATCCGCCCCGAAGAGAAATTGCTGATCAAAGAGTTCGAAAGCCGCCCCGGCGTCGAGCTGGCGATGATCGACGATCGCAAGCTCGCCTTCAATTTGGGCCAAGACAAGTTCGACTACGACGTCGTCATCGAGCGCTCGATCAATCACTCCCGCGCGCTCCATGCTTTAAGGCTGTTCGAATGCGCCGGCGTCAAATGCGTCAACACCTCCAAAGTTGCGACCATCTGTGGCGACAAGATCCTCACCTCGATCGCGCTGGAGGAAAATAAAGTGCCGCAGCCCGAAGTGCGCATCGCCTTCACCGAAGACTCGACCGTCAAAGCCATGGAAGAGATGGGTTATCCGGTCGTGCTGAAACCGGCAGTCGGCTCCTGGGGCAGACTGTTATCGAAAGTAAACGATCGCGACGCCGCCGAGACCATTCTCGAACATAAAGTGACCCTCGGCAGCTATCACCATTCGATTTTCTACGCGCAAAAGTATATCGACAAAAAAGGCCGCGACATTCGCAGCTTCGTCGTCGGCGACGAATGCATCGCGGCAATCTATCGCAATTCCGAGCACTGGATCACCAACACCGCCCAGGGCGGCAAGGCAACCAATTGCCCACTGACCGATGAATTGAAAGATCTCTCCGTGCGCGCCGCACGCGCCGTTGGCGGCGGTGTCGTCGCCATCGATGTGTTTGAAACCGAGCACGGTCTACAGGTCAACGAAGTGAATTACACGATGGAATTTCGCAACAGCATCGCCACCACCGGCGTGAATATTCCGGCGTTGATCGTCGATTACGTGCTCAAGGCGGCTAAGAACTAA
- the lysW gene encoding lysine biosynthesis protein LysW, with product MPECPVCGATVTLGDDTVEGELIPCAECGSELEVTGVNPFVLAEAPKEEEDWGE from the coding sequence ATGCCCGAGTGCCCAGTATGCGGCGCCACAGTAACGCTTGGTGACGACACCGTCGAAGGAGAATTGATTCCCTGCGCTGAGTGCGGCTCCGAGCTTGAAGTCACCGGAGTCAATCCGTTCGTGCTCGCCGAAGCACCCAAAGAAGAAGAAGATTGGGGCGAGTGA
- a CDS encoding DUF1565 domain-containing protein, with protein sequence MQVLQLTKRNPATHSGPPPHRLQYRFVRLMAVVFLCCAQLGANALAATYYVSLSGNDANAGTQSQPWRTIQKAANTVVAGDHVLIRGGTYNERIRLANGGTANARITYENFTGEKAILDGTAIAMGSTDALLQLDNRSYVTVKGLIVQNSARNGVRATSGTNIVLENLTVLNAGENGITFYEPTAKHLPIALGDQADASLRSA encoded by the coding sequence ATGCAAGTTTTGCAGTTAACAAAAAGGAACCCGGCGACACACAGCGGTCCGCCGCCGCACCGACTCCAATACCGCTTCGTCCGGCTGATGGCTGTGGTTTTCCTATGCTGCGCGCAGCTCGGCGCCAACGCCCTGGCTGCGACGTACTACGTGTCTCTCTCGGGCAATGACGCGAACGCTGGAACACAGAGTCAACCCTGGCGCACTATCCAAAAGGCGGCAAACACGGTTGTTGCCGGCGATCATGTGCTGATCCGCGGCGGCACCTATAACGAGCGCATCAGGCTCGCCAACGGCGGCACGGCCAATGCGAGAATCACCTACGAGAATTTTACCGGCGAGAAAGCGATTCTTGACGGCACGGCCATCGCGATGGGCTCGACCGATGCGCTGCTGCAGCTCGACAACCGCAGCTACGTCACAGTCAAAGGACTGATCGTGCAGAACAGCGCGCGCAACGGCGTGCGCGCGACTTCCGGAACCAACATCGTCCTGGAAAACCTCACCGTGCTCAACGCCGGGGAAAACGGCATCACCTTTTATGAGCCGACGGCGAAGCATCTGCCGATTGCGTTGGGCGACCAAGCAGATGCTTCGCTTCGCTCAGCATGA
- a CDS encoding PKD domain-containing protein translates to MRFGLKADRPFIAEFSTSDIMTMIDVRPSRSKPLYCLRNRSNYGATLVCLKCRLPISLAALFSLLLTCAVNSFAAQVTLEWEANSEAQVGGYMLYYGQTSGNYAKVVDVGNQTNYVVSDLNPGETYYFAVTAYDPSKQNESSFSPEVRASIPLPVPAPMARFKVALVNNRKTLTVVFTDISKGKINRWNWNFGDGATSTSRYPSHRYTAPGTYTASLTVTGPGGSNTFTNTFQLIWHKGQKT, encoded by the coding sequence ATGCGTTTCGGCCTAAAGGCTGATAGGCCTTTCATCGCAGAATTCTCGACAAGTGACATAATGACAATGATCGACGTCCGTCCTTCGCGGTCAAAACCGCTCTATTGCTTGCGCAACCGGTCCAACTACGGCGCCACCCTCGTTTGCCTCAAATGCCGGCTGCCAATTTCGCTGGCGGCGCTGTTTTCTCTGCTGTTAACATGTGCCGTCAACTCCTTCGCGGCGCAAGTGACACTCGAGTGGGAGGCCAACTCCGAGGCGCAGGTTGGCGGTTACATGCTTTACTATGGGCAAACATCTGGGAACTACGCCAAGGTGGTGGACGTAGGCAATCAAACCAACTATGTTGTCTCCGACCTGAATCCCGGGGAGACTTATTATTTCGCTGTCACCGCCTACGACCCCTCAAAGCAAAATGAGAGTTCTTTTTCGCCGGAAGTCCGCGCCAGCATCCCCTTGCCCGTGCCGGCACCCATGGCCCGGTTCAAAGTCGCTCTCGTGAACAATAGAAAAACTCTAACGGTCGTGTTCACCGATATATCAAAGGGAAAAATTAACCGCTGGAACTGGAACTTTGGTGACGGCGCCACGAGCACGAGCAGGTATCCGAGTCATCGCTACACAGCGCCGGGAACCTACACCGCCAGTCTTACGGTGACCGGCCCAGGCGGGTCGAATACTTTTACCAACACTTTCCAACTCATCTGGCACAAAGGGCAAAAGACTTAG
- the rnr gene encoding ribonuclease R encodes MTEKSTQPNAPAAGAQERILALFAKKPRTRLTPAEIQRRAGFANHELQNIVDALRELCRAGRMVRLKKNHYGLPDSQNLLTGRVHAHPDGYGFLIPDNKDSDDVYLNRREMRRVMHGDRVMVRLDRKARGASEAHIVQITERGLQRLLGSYEEIAGKSYLVPMDTRIGAMPLKTGALKPDSGKIIAVEISRYGTAMSPPEATLVKVIGDPDDPEVQTQSIVFRFGLSASFPEEVDREVKQASFAIDAAELAAREDLRALPIVTIDGEHARDFDDAVFVRKTDHRYELFVSIADVAYYVGPETAIDREAYARATSVYFPDRAIPMLPEALSNGICSLNPREDRLTKTAWIEFNAKGEVTASRFFNSVIRSHERMTYTDVRRILVDNDPACLERYAPLVDQFRLMEELALRIYETRKARGNLDFDLPEAEIVLDLQGAPENIVRAERNIAHRIIEEFMIAANEAVARHLTEKELPTLYRVHEGPDREALEALAPFLLSLGYRLPISKETVKPSEIQRLLESCKGKPEERVLNRVLLRSMKQAIYQPENIGHFGLASSCYLHFTSPIRRYPDLIVHRMLANSLRGEKLKPNAKADLERYLVEAGKHTSERERNAMDAEREMVDLKKAQFMMGKLGEEFGGFVNSLANFGFFVELDDYFIEGLVKLSSLTDDDYDYYEKEYLIKGRRHGRRFRLGDNVRVKVARINAFRSEIDFELL; translated from the coding sequence ATGACCGAAAAATCCACCCAACCCAACGCTCCCGCCGCAGGAGCGCAAGAGCGCATTCTTGCGCTCTTTGCCAAGAAACCGCGCACGCGGTTGACGCCGGCGGAAATCCAACGGCGCGCCGGTTTCGCCAATCATGAATTGCAGAATATCGTAGACGCCCTGCGCGAGCTCTGCCGCGCCGGCCGCATGGTGCGGCTTAAGAAAAATCACTATGGCCTGCCCGATAGCCAGAATCTGCTCACCGGTAGAGTTCACGCCCATCCGGACGGCTATGGCTTTCTAATTCCCGATAACAAAGACAGCGATGACGTTTACCTGAACCGCCGGGAAATGCGCCGGGTCATGCACGGCGACCGGGTCATGGTGCGCCTCGATCGCAAAGCACGCGGCGCCAGCGAAGCCCATATCGTGCAAATCACCGAGCGCGGCCTGCAGCGCCTGCTCGGCAGCTACGAAGAGATTGCCGGCAAAAGCTATCTGGTGCCGATGGACACGCGCATCGGTGCCATGCCGCTAAAAACCGGCGCCCTCAAGCCGGACTCAGGCAAGATCATTGCGGTGGAGATTTCCCGCTACGGCACCGCGATGTCGCCGCCGGAGGCGACGCTCGTCAAAGTGATCGGCGATCCCGACGATCCCGAAGTGCAAACCCAGTCGATCGTCTTTCGTTTTGGCCTGTCGGCGAGCTTTCCCGAGGAAGTCGATCGCGAAGTGAAGCAAGCGTCCTTCGCGATCGATGCGGCGGAGCTCGCCGCCCGCGAAGACTTGCGCGCCTTGCCGATCGTGACCATCGATGGCGAGCACGCGCGCGACTTTGACGACGCGGTTTTCGTGCGCAAGACGGACCACCGTTATGAGCTGTTTGTCTCCATCGCCGACGTCGCCTACTACGTGGGTCCCGAGACCGCCATCGATCGAGAAGCCTACGCCCGCGCCACCAGCGTCTATTTCCCGGACCGGGCGATTCCCATGCTACCCGAAGCGTTGTCCAACGGCATCTGCAGCTTGAACCCGCGCGAAGACCGCTTGACGAAAACCGCCTGGATCGAGTTCAACGCCAAAGGCGAAGTCACGGCCAGCCGTTTTTTCAACTCGGTCATTCGCAGCCATGAGCGCATGACCTACACCGATGTGCGCCGCATTCTGGTCGACAACGATCCCGCCTGCCTGGAGCGCTACGCCCCTTTGGTCGATCAATTCAGACTGATGGAAGAGTTGGCCTTGCGGATCTATGAGACGCGCAAGGCGCGCGGCAACTTGGATTTCGATCTGCCCGAAGCGGAGATCGTTCTCGATCTCCAGGGCGCGCCGGAAAACATAGTCCGCGCCGAGCGCAACATCGCGCACCGCATCATCGAAGAGTTCATGATCGCCGCCAACGAAGCGGTGGCGCGCCATCTGACTGAAAAAGAGTTGCCGACACTCTATCGCGTCCACGAGGGACCTGATCGCGAAGCGCTTGAAGCGCTGGCGCCGTTTCTCTTGAGCCTCGGCTACCGCCTGCCGATCAGCAAGGAAACGGTCAAGCCGAGCGAGATCCAACGGCTACTGGAATCGTGCAAAGGCAAACCTGAGGAGCGCGTGTTGAATCGCGTGCTGCTGCGCTCGATGAAACAAGCGATCTATCAGCCGGAAAATATCGGCCATTTTGGCTTGGCATCGAGCTGCTACCTGCACTTCACCTCGCCGATCCGCCGCTATCCCGATCTCATCGTCCACCGCATGCTCGCCAACAGCTTGCGCGGCGAGAAACTGAAACCGAACGCGAAAGCCGATCTGGAGCGATATCTTGTCGAAGCCGGCAAGCATACCTCGGAGCGCGAGCGCAACGCCATGGACGCGGAACGGGAAATGGTCGACTTGAAAAAAGCCCAGTTCATGATGGGCAAGCTTGGCGAAGAGTTCGGCGGCTTCGTGAACAGTCTGGCGAACTTTGGTTTTTTCGTCGAATTGGACGATTACTTCATCGAAGGGCTGGTCAAACTATCGTCATTGACCGACGACGACTACGACTATTACGAGAAAGAATATCTCATCAAAGGCCGGCGCCATGGCCGAAGGTTTAGGCTCGGCGACAACGTGCGGGTCAAAGTCGCGCGCATCAATGCGTTTCGCAGTGAGATCGATTTTGAGTTGCTGTAG
- a CDS encoding DUF4911 domain-containing protein, which yields MDLHEIYLETDPKNVAYVKFVIESYEEVGIIRTVYRKQAVIVLLTMPAYLEVARQIISSLEKEISIRVIPRPAEKTDDWLMLELEPANNTPDDSESTA from the coding sequence ATGGATTTGCACGAGATTTACCTCGAAACCGACCCGAAAAATGTCGCCTACGTGAAGTTCGTGATCGAATCTTACGAAGAGGTGGGCATCATTCGCACGGTGTATCGCAAGCAGGCCGTGATCGTCCTGTTGACCATGCCCGCCTACCTCGAGGTGGCGCGCCAGATCATTAGCTCACTTGAGAAAGAAATCTCCATTCGGGTCATTCCGCGTCCCGCCGAAAAGACCGACGATTGGTTGATGCTCGAGCTCGAACCGGCCAACAATACCCCGGACGATTCCGAATCCACAGCCTGA
- a CDS encoding AsmA family protein, producing the protein MNPIVAPFTTRRFSLPLLLRAVGRYRRHLLLGVLLLVGACFVLLQVFDNLAARHRDTVQQELHRILGKDVNFDSLEATLWGGLGFVAKEFRIDDDRRFAATPFLRARALHLGLSLLDLARGRLVIDSLALDGPEFQVIADENGLVNVTALVERKKALSTFPRIAAPGPEKLRDRVNFTIRSVQIVDGQLYCVDRSGSSAATLQIRNVQMHATGLGVASPMRVKITGALTGGLTQDITIQGSVSAPPKPELWTERQLDLDLRFDSLHLPLVVAALPGLKDNLLSELGITAPSTLRARLTGTLRAPILNEVLLKVPLFGATEYNAIAQGTVKIPADRDWAGSEVAGTVKMPGIDIAQLRRLSYLKNVFSQRFQASGSIGVSSNLAGSWRFLRVGARIDAGAAELSYAHHLKKPAGTRALWQGQFARRADDVVVHDSRLYVGGFATTLTGHIASDAVALRASESRSDIAALIAFLEPQPDHSASGAASWDLRFNKDLANSDNPWLLRGTLQLHDAALRPKQRGQALQAVNGTVHFTGDQARADNVTLRYGASPLALDVTLVDLTELRGAFRARAQAIQAADFAPLFANHANLLRNFVADGNFEWQNATPALSATVNSSGGTLEDLPFQDLRAELVWSPQGTRVRQLSLRTLGGTVQAVGTWASNRDGSQIVEWSPRLESVDLTALLEQKFPRLKTRVAGRLDFRGRLAGGYPMESSAEHPFTGDGEVLINKGLIKNFNLVAQLFGHGNRGTPSSRLPAGLQALVERPETVFDSFKGSFKWRAQRLSSDDLILATPNYTITGAGWVATDRSTRWNGLLVLSPSLTQELQREYKMLRYFVDRRGRLAIAFRVDGTLPNLRIRPENRALAQALRWGTGVRGGSSGSEEKKGAEKKKDEWLPRSLEEMLR; encoded by the coding sequence ATGAATCCGATCGTGGCCCCATTTACGACACGCAGATTTTCCTTGCCGTTGCTGCTGCGCGCCGTGGGCCGTTATCGCAGACATCTTTTGCTCGGGGTGCTGCTATTGGTTGGCGCTTGCTTTGTTTTGCTGCAGGTCTTTGACAATCTGGCGGCGCGCCACCGCGACACCGTCCAACAGGAATTGCACCGCATTCTCGGCAAGGACGTCAACTTCGACAGTTTGGAAGCAACCCTGTGGGGCGGGCTCGGCTTTGTCGCCAAGGAATTTCGCATCGACGACGACCGCCGCTTCGCCGCCACGCCGTTTTTGCGCGCCCGCGCGCTGCATCTGGGTTTGAGCTTGCTCGACCTGGCCCGAGGCCGGTTGGTCATCGATTCCCTTGCGCTTGACGGGCCGGAGTTTCAAGTTATCGCCGACGAGAACGGCCTTGTGAACGTAACTGCGCTGGTGGAACGTAAGAAAGCCTTGAGCACGTTCCCGCGCATCGCCGCGCCGGGGCCGGAAAAGCTCCGCGATCGCGTCAATTTCACCATCCGCAGCGTGCAAATCGTCGATGGACAGCTCTATTGCGTTGACCGCTCCGGTAGCTCGGCGGCGACGTTGCAAATTAGAAACGTGCAGATGCATGCCACTGGCCTGGGCGTCGCCAGCCCGATGCGCGTAAAAATTACCGGTGCCCTCACCGGAGGCCTCACTCAGGACATCACCATCCAGGGCAGCGTAAGTGCGCCGCCCAAACCGGAACTCTGGACCGAGCGCCAGCTCGATCTCGACCTGCGCTTCGATTCTTTGCACTTGCCCCTCGTGGTAGCAGCCCTGCCCGGGCTCAAGGACAACCTGCTCTCGGAGCTCGGCATCACGGCACCGTCCACCCTGCGGGCGCGCCTGACTGGGACATTGCGAGCGCCGATCCTGAATGAGGTGCTGCTGAAAGTGCCGCTCTTCGGCGCCACCGAGTACAATGCGATTGCTCAAGGAACGGTAAAGATTCCCGCCGATCGCGATTGGGCCGGCTCTGAGGTTGCGGGCACCGTAAAAATGCCGGGCATCGATATCGCCCAGCTGCGTCGCCTCAGCTATCTGAAGAATGTTTTCTCACAGCGCTTCCAAGCCAGCGGTTCCATCGGCGTCAGTAGCAACCTTGCCGGGAGTTGGCGTTTCTTGCGCGTGGGCGCGCGCATCGACGCTGGCGCCGCCGAGCTCAGCTACGCGCACCACTTGAAAAAACCCGCCGGAACCCGCGCTCTTTGGCAAGGGCAATTTGCCCGGCGCGCAGATGACGTGGTTGTGCACGACTCAAGACTCTACGTCGGCGGGTTCGCGACCACGCTCACCGGCCACATTGCGTCGGACGCCGTCGCGCTGCGCGCCAGTGAAAGCCGCAGCGACATCGCCGCGCTGATTGCTTTCTTAGAACCCCAGCCGGACCATTCGGCAAGCGGCGCGGCAAGTTGGGATTTACGCTTCAACAAAGATTTGGCCAACAGCGACAACCCTTGGCTCCTACGCGGCACACTGCAATTACACGACGCCGCCTTGCGCCCCAAGCAGAGGGGGCAAGCCTTGCAAGCCGTCAATGGCACGGTCCATTTCACCGGCGACCAAGCTCGCGCGGACAATGTCACGTTGCGCTACGGCGCCTCGCCTTTGGCCCTCGATGTGACCCTGGTCGATTTAACCGAACTGCGTGGGGCCTTTCGGGCGCGCGCCCAGGCCATCCAAGCCGCCGACTTTGCGCCGCTGTTTGCAAATCATGCAAATCTGCTCCGAAACTTCGTTGCCGATGGCAATTTTGAATGGCAAAACGCCACGCCAGCGCTAAGCGCAACAGTCAACTCGTCAGGGGGAACTCTGGAGGACTTACCCTTTCAAGATTTGCGCGCGGAATTGGTTTGGTCACCGCAGGGCACACGGGTCAGGCAGCTTTCGCTGCGCACGCTTGGCGGCACCGTGCAAGCTGTCGGCACCTGGGCGAGTAACCGCGACGGCAGCCAAATCGTCGAGTGGTCGCCGCGCTTGGAGTCCGTCGACCTAACCGCTTTGCTCGAACAGAAGTTTCCCCGCCTCAAAACCCGAGTTGCCGGCCGGCTCGATTTTCGCGGCCGCCTGGCCGGCGGCTATCCGATGGAATCCAGTGCTGAGCACCCTTTCACCGGCGACGGCGAAGTGCTCATCAACAAGGGTCTGATTAAAAACTTCAACCTGGTCGCCCAACTGTTTGGCCACGGCAACCGTGGCACGCCGTCGTCACGGCTCCCTGCCGGTCTACAAGCTTTGGTCGAACGCCCCGAGACGGTTTTTGACTCCTTCAAGGGCAGCTTCAAATGGCGCGCGCAACGGCTGTCGAGCGACGACTTGATACTGGCGACGCCCAATTACACCATTACCGGCGCCGGCTGGGTGGCAACCGATCGCAGCACCCGTTGGAACGGACTATTGGTGCTTTCGCCGAGTCTTACCCAGGAGCTTCAGCGGGAATACAAGATGCTGCGTTATTTTGTCGATCGGCGCGGCCGGCTCGCCATCGCGTTCCGCGTTGACGGCACGCTGCCCAACCTCCGTATTCGCCCGGAGAATCGCGCTTTAGCCCAGGCTTTGCGTTGGGGCACGGGAGTCCGCGGCGGCTCAAGCGGCAGCGAGGAAAAAAAAGGCGCCGAAAAGAAGAAAGACGAGTGGCTGCCACGCTCGCTTGAAGAGATGTTGCGCTAG
- a CDS encoding thiolase family protein — MKEAVIVEAVRTPMGRHGGILKDVRTDDLAAYVIAKMVEKTGIDKEQIEDVYFGCTNQAGEDSRNVARNASLLAGLPYTIPGATVNRLCGSGLEAINQAAHSIETENGDLYVAGGVESMTRGPWVMGKPANAFQRGDINMFDSSLGWRFPNKRMGELYSLINNGETAENVAEKYNISREDQDKLALASHQKAIAAQQAGRFKEEMIPFEIPQRNGKTLVHDKDENPRSDTSLEVLAKLSASFKKGGSVTAGNSSPLSDGAAALLVTSPQRAEQLKLKPLARVVASAAAGVHPNYMGIGPIPATQKALKRAGLTIDQIDLVELNEAFASQVLACCRELGIDLNKLNVNGGAIALGHPLGCSGARMMATLVHEMQKRGSRYGLATMCIGVGQGIATIVERVN; from the coding sequence ATGAAAGAAGCCGTCATTGTCGAAGCCGTGCGCACGCCCATGGGCCGCCACGGCGGCATCTTAAAAGACGTTCGCACCGATGATCTCGCTGCCTACGTGATCGCGAAAATGGTCGAGAAGACCGGCATCGACAAAGAGCAGATCGAGGACGTTTACTTCGGCTGCACCAATCAGGCCGGCGAAGACTCCCGCAACGTGGCGCGTAATGCTTCGCTGCTCGCCGGGCTGCCCTACACGATTCCTGGCGCAACGGTGAATCGGTTGTGCGGCTCCGGCCTCGAAGCGATCAATCAGGCGGCGCACTCGATCGAAACCGAGAATGGCGATTTGTACGTCGCCGGCGGCGTCGAGAGCATGACCCGTGGCCCATGGGTCATGGGCAAACCGGCCAATGCATTTCAGCGCGGCGATATCAACATGTTCGACAGCTCGCTCGGCTGGCGCTTTCCCAACAAACGCATGGGCGAGCTCTATTCGCTGATCAACAACGGCGAGACCGCCGAAAACGTCGCCGAGAAATACAACATCAGCCGCGAAGACCAGGACAAGCTCGCGTTGGCGAGTCACCAAAAAGCCATTGCGGCACAGCAAGCCGGGCGCTTCAAAGAAGAGATGATTCCGTTTGAAATTCCGCAGCGCAACGGCAAAACTTTGGTGCATGACAAAGACGAGAACCCACGCTCCGATACGTCATTGGAGGTTCTCGCTAAGCTGTCGGCCTCCTTCAAAAAAGGCGGCAGCGTGACCGCCGGAAATTCATCGCCGCTGTCCGACGGCGCCGCCGCGTTGTTGGTCACCTCGCCGCAAAGAGCCGAGCAGTTGAAACTCAAACCGCTGGCCCGCGTGGTCGCCTCGGCCGCCGCCGGTGTCCATCCAAACTACATGGGCATCGGCCCCATCCCGGCCACCCAGAAAGCGCTCAAACGCGCCGGCCTCACCATCGATCAAATCGATCTCGTCGAGTTGAACGAAGCCTTCGCCTCTCAAGTCCTCGCCTGCTGCCGCGAGCTCGGCATCGACCTGAACAAGTTGAACGTCAATGGCGGCGCCATCGCCTTGGGCCACCCCCTCGGCTGCAGCGGCGCGCGCATGATGGCGACGTTGGTGCACGAGATGCAAAAGCGCGGCAGCCGCTATGGCCTGGCCACCATGTGCATCGGCGTCGGCCAAGGGATCGCCACGATCGTCGAGCGCGTGAACTAG